One genomic segment of Brassica napus cultivar Da-Ae chromosome A3, Da-Ae, whole genome shotgun sequence includes these proteins:
- the LOC106445505 gene encoding CBS domain-containing protein CBSX1, chloroplastic: MDAVVHACPLSITRLRAPPSASSPTVIPPRFLSIHSTFSPTLSSLSKSRGPSASSAGATLMAKSSSPRSGVYTVGEFMTKKDDLHVVKPTTTVDEALEILVENRITGFPVIDQDWKLVGLVSDYDLLALDSISGSGSTENAMFPEVDSTWKTFNAVQKLLSKTNGKLVGDLMTPAPVVVEENTNLEDAAKILLETKYRRLPVVDSDGKLVGIITRGNVVRAALQIKRTGDRNA; this comes from the exons ATGGACGCCGTCGTCCACGCTTGTCCACTCTCCATCACGCGCCTACGCGCACCGCCCTCCGCTTCTTCTCCAACTGTTATCCCGCCGAGATTCCTCTCCATCCACTCCACCTTCTCTCCCACTCTCAGCTCCCTCTCCAAATCCCGAGGTCCTTCAGCCTCCTCCGCCGGCGCCACGTTGATGGCGAAGTCTTCTTCG CCAAGAAGTGGAGTGTACACTGTTGGTGAGTTCATGACCAAGAAGGATGACTTGCATGTGGTCAAACCTACCACCACTGTTGATGAAG CTCTAGAAATCCTTGTGGAGAATAGGATTACAGGATTTCCTGTGATAGACCAAGACTGGAAGCTG GTTGGGCTTGTTTCAGATTATGATTTGTTGGCTTTGGACTCCATCTCTG GTAGTGGAAGTACAGAAAATGCCATGTTCCCTGAGGTTGACAGCACCTGGAAA ACTTTCAACGCAGTGCAAAAGCTACTAAGCAAAACCAATGGGAAGCTTGTTGGAGATTTAATGACACCAGCTCCAGTTGTTGTTGAGGAAAATACCAATCTTGAAGATGCTGCTAA AATCTTGCTCGAGACCAAATATCGCCGGCTCCCTGTGGTAGATTCTGATGGCAAATTG GTTGGAATTATCACTAGAGGAAACGTGGTTAGAGCCGCACTTCAAATAAAGCGCACTGGTGATAGGAACGCTTGA